The sequence below is a genomic window from Photobacterium atrarenae.
ATTCCGATGGTGATGGGTGCCAATATCGGCACCACAGTAACCAACACCTTGGTCAGCCTTGGCCACGCCCGTTGCAAAGATGAATTCCGCCGTGCGTTTGCCAGTGCAACCGTACACGACTTCTTCAACCTGCTGGCAGTCGTCATCTTCCTCCCGCTGGAAATGATGTTTGGGATCCTCAATAAAGTTTCTTCATGGTTGGTTGCGCCGCTGATGGATGCCGGCAACATGAGCATCAAAGGGCTGAACTTCATGAAGCCGCTGACCAAACCTGCTGTCGCTGCCGTAAAAGGACCGCTGGAAGCTCTGGGTAACATGGGTGGCGTGGTATTGATCTTCATTGGTATCGCCCTGATCTTCCTGGCCATTACGGTCATGGGTAAACTGATGCGCAGCCTGATGGTTGGACGTGCCCGCGAAATTCTGAAAAGTGCGATTGGCCGCGGTCCGGTCCACGGAATCGCCTCAGGCACCGTCGTGACGGTTCTGGTTCAGTCTTCATCGACCACCACCAGCCTGATGGTCCCGCTGGTCGGTACCGGCGTTCTGAAAGTCCGTGAGGTGTATCCGTTTACCCTGGGGGCGAACATCGGCACCTGTATTACCGCCCTGCTGGCTGCCACAGCTATCTCTGGTGACAATGCCGTATTCGCACTGCAGATTGCCCTGGTCCACCTGTCGTTTAACGTTCTGGCGACCCTGTTTATTTTCGGTGTGCCTGTCCTGCGCGAACTGCCACTGAAGGCCGCGTTCTACCTCAGCGATCTGGCAACCCGCCACAAAGCCGCAGTTGCCGGTTACCTGGGCCTGGTGTTTATCGCAATTCCCGGCTCTATCCTGGCCTTTACCGCCTAATCGCAACCTGCTCCAAATCAAAGGCCCCGCTCATGCGGGGCCTTTGTCGTTCTAATACCTCAAATGCTGCCATGGCCGAAGCCTTATACCAATCACAGTAAGTCAGTGATCTGAAATAACACAGGAATAATGCTTGAGACCAACGCGGATTATTTTCGATAAGTAGTTATTCTACAATCAAAAACTCTAACGCAGTTATCGAGCGTTTTAACCAGCTGAGATGACTCGTTATTTACCACGATTGGTATTATACGGAGAATGGGTACTGGATCGCCTCGTGATGTTGATAGCCAGTGACTTCGAAATCATCCAGCGTGACCCAGGTTTCAAGATCCTCGAGCGAGCGGATATCCGGGTTGATGTTTAGCTGCGGTGACGGGAACGGCTCGCGCTTGAGCTGCACGTCACGCATCAGCGCCAGCT
It includes:
- a CDS encoding Na/Pi symporter, with translation MTTQATTAEPISSSMRWVRWANLAFMLYILLVAVSMVSSGFKWSVGEQAKTLFEFASHPVAGLMIGLVATSLIQSSSTVTSIIVGLVAGGLPVETAIPMVMGANIGTTVTNTLVSLGHARCKDEFRRAFASATVHDFFNLLAVVIFLPLEMMFGILNKVSSWLVAPLMDAGNMSIKGLNFMKPLTKPAVAAVKGPLEALGNMGGVVLIFIGIALIFLAITVMGKLMRSLMVGRAREILKSAIGRGPVHGIASGTVVTVLVQSSSTTTSLMVPLVGTGVLKVREVYPFTLGANIGTCITALLAATAISGDNAVFALQIALVHLSFNVLATLFIFGVPVLRELPLKAAFYLSDLATRHKAAVAGYLGLVFIAIPGSILAFTA